The following proteins are encoded in a genomic region of Micromonospora olivasterospora:
- a CDS encoding nucleotide sugar dehydrogenase: MSAEKLVVIGQGYVGLPLAVRAVEAGMDVVGLDVDADRVKRLAAGESFVEDIPTHRLSRALRSGRYRPTSEYADAEGFDSCVITVPTPLRDGTPDLSFVEQAGVGIGPYVRPGCVVILESTTYPGTTEELLRPLLESASGLTSPGDFHLGYSPERIDPGNPTWRLENTPKVVSGVDEASRRRVDAFYRRLVERTVPVDSTRVAELTKLIENTFRQVNIALINELTVLSHHLDIDVWQAIEAAETKPFGFMSFRPGPGVGGHCLPIDPCYLSWQVKRRLGRQFRFIELANDVNHEMPEHVAQRIMGGLNRAGRAVSGARLLLLGLAYKKNTGDMRDSPAVDVARRLRALGAEVRAVEPYAEPHHIPGGVTVVELTEREVREADAVVVVTDHDCLDYDLVVRHARYVFDTRNRCRGPVVERL; the protein is encoded by the coding sequence GTGAGCGCTGAGAAGTTGGTCGTCATCGGCCAGGGATACGTGGGCCTGCCGCTGGCCGTGCGGGCCGTCGAGGCGGGCATGGACGTGGTCGGCCTCGACGTCGACGCCGACCGGGTCAAGCGACTCGCCGCCGGCGAGTCGTTCGTCGAGGACATCCCGACCCACCGGCTCAGCCGGGCGCTGCGCAGCGGACGGTACCGCCCGACCAGCGAGTACGCCGACGCCGAGGGCTTCGACAGCTGCGTGATCACCGTGCCCACCCCGTTGCGCGACGGCACCCCCGACCTGAGTTTCGTGGAGCAGGCCGGCGTGGGCATCGGCCCGTACGTGCGGCCCGGATGCGTGGTCATCCTGGAGTCCACCACCTACCCCGGCACCACGGAGGAGCTGCTGCGGCCGCTGCTGGAGTCGGCCAGCGGGCTCACCAGCCCCGGCGACTTCCACCTCGGCTACAGCCCCGAGCGGATCGACCCGGGCAACCCCACCTGGCGTCTGGAGAACACCCCGAAGGTGGTCTCCGGGGTGGACGAGGCGTCCCGGCGGCGGGTCGACGCGTTCTACCGACGGCTGGTCGAGCGGACGGTGCCCGTCGACTCGACCCGGGTCGCCGAGTTGACCAAGCTCATCGAGAACACGTTCCGCCAGGTCAACATCGCGCTGATCAACGAGCTGACGGTGCTCAGCCACCACCTGGACATCGACGTCTGGCAGGCGATCGAGGCGGCCGAGACCAAGCCGTTCGGGTTCATGTCGTTCCGCCCCGGCCCCGGCGTGGGTGGGCACTGCCTGCCGATCGACCCGTGCTACCTGTCCTGGCAGGTGAAGCGGCGGCTGGGCCGGCAGTTCCGGTTCATCGAGCTGGCCAACGACGTCAACCACGAGATGCCGGAGCACGTCGCCCAGCGGATCATGGGCGGGTTGAACCGGGCCGGCCGGGCGGTCAGCGGGGCGCGGCTGCTGCTGCTCGGGCTGGCGTACAAGAAGAACACCGGCGACATGCGCGACTCCCCCGCCGTCGACGTCGCCCGCCGGCTGCGGGCCCTGGGCGCGGAGGTGCGGGCGGTGGAGCCGTACGCCGAGCCGCACCACATTCCCGGCGGCGTGACGGTGGTCGAGCTGACCGAGCGCGAGGTCCGCGAGGCCGACGCGGTGGTGGTGGTCACCGACCACGACTGCCTCGACTACGACCTGGTCGTACGCCACGCCCGGTACGTCTTCGACACCCGTAACCGCTGCCGGGGTCCGGTCGTCGAGCGTCTCTGA
- a CDS encoding serine/threonine-protein kinase: MLSSGVVLSGRYRLDDRVATGGMGDVWRGTDQILGRQVAVKVLLPALVSDPDFIARFRAEARIMAALRHPGIVQVYDVGQDDLSDGGRADYLVMEFVEGEPLSRRIEASGHLEVAETMSIVAQAAQALHAAHAGGIVHRDVKPSNLLVQEDGSVVLVDFGVARSTNVTSITSTNAVPGTALYMAPEQAAGRPVSGATDIYALGAVAYCCLTGEPPFTGDNPLQVAVRHLDDEPPELPGEIPAAVRELVARALAKDPADRFPTGAAMAEAARATIADGSAPTATVPVTLRGAAGAGGTTRDDLSPAGVAALSGGEPPRRGARRGTLVGALAAVLVALAALGAALGAAKNADSPATNLRPTTPAAVPSGSVDDAAATEEPDGDRTDRPTGRGRPSGSSKATPSAGASATAEPEPSATPDPSESPDPPPATEDPAGPPPSEEPTGPTATPPTTADTEQGPLAGNA; the protein is encoded by the coding sequence GTGTTGTCTTCGGGAGTCGTACTCAGCGGTCGGTACCGCCTGGACGACCGTGTCGCCACCGGCGGCATGGGCGATGTCTGGCGGGGCACAGACCAGATCCTCGGCCGGCAGGTCGCGGTCAAGGTCCTGCTGCCGGCGCTGGTCTCCGACCCCGACTTCATCGCCCGGTTCCGCGCCGAGGCGCGGATCATGGCCGCCCTGCGGCACCCCGGCATCGTCCAGGTCTACGACGTCGGGCAGGACGACCTGTCCGACGGCGGGCGGGCCGACTACCTGGTCATGGAGTTCGTCGAGGGCGAGCCCCTGTCCCGGCGGATCGAGGCGTCCGGTCACCTCGAGGTGGCCGAGACCATGTCGATCGTCGCCCAGGCGGCGCAGGCGCTGCACGCCGCCCACGCCGGCGGGATCGTGCACCGCGACGTGAAGCCGAGCAACCTGCTGGTGCAGGAGGACGGCAGCGTCGTGCTGGTCGACTTCGGCGTCGCCCGCTCGACCAACGTCACCAGCATCACCAGCACCAACGCGGTGCCGGGCACGGCGCTCTACATGGCGCCGGAGCAGGCGGCCGGGCGTCCGGTGTCCGGGGCCACCGACATCTACGCCCTGGGCGCGGTGGCGTACTGCTGCCTGACCGGCGAGCCGCCGTTCACCGGCGACAACCCGCTCCAGGTGGCCGTCCGGCACCTGGACGACGAGCCGCCGGAGCTGCCGGGCGAGATCCCGGCGGCGGTGCGCGAGCTGGTGGCCCGGGCCCTGGCGAAGGACCCGGCGGACCGCTTCCCCACGGGCGCGGCGATGGCCGAGGCCGCCCGCGCCACGATCGCGGACGGCTCCGCCCCCACCGCCACCGTCCCGGTGACGCTGCGTGGGGCGGCCGGGGCCGGCGGCACCACCCGCGACGACCTGTCGCCGGCGGGCGTCGCGGCCCTGTCCGGCGGCGAGCCGCCCCGCCGGGGCGCACGCCGCGGCACGCTCGTCGGCGCGCTCGCCGCGGTGCTGGTGGCGCTGGCCGCGCTCGGGGCGGCCCTCGGCGCGGCCAAGAACGCGGACTCTCCCGCCACCAACCTCAGGCCGACCACGCCGGCGGCGGTGCCGAGCGGGAGCGTCGACGACGCGGCGGCGACCGAGGAGCCCGACGGCGACCGGACGGACCGGCCGACCGGCCGGGGGCGCCCCTCGGGCTCGTCGAAGGCGACGCCCAGCGCCGGGGCGAGCGCGACGGCCGAGCCCGAGCCGTCCGCGACGCCGGATCCGTCCGAGTCGCCGGACCCGCCGCCCGCAACGGAGGACCCGGCCGGCCCGCCGCCGAGCGAGGAACCGACCGGTCCGACCGCGACGCCGCCGACGACCGCGGACACGGAGCAGGGGCCACTGGCGGGCAACGCCTGA
- a CDS encoding RNA polymerase sigma factor, which translates to MSDELSEAVGAAQAGDENAFRFLYRRLQPGLLRYLTALVGADAEDVASETWLQISRDLPRFAGGEFRAWTVTIARNRAMDHLRRQRRRPALPVPVQALTDLAGDADTAERAGETIGTEAALALIATLPPREAEAVLLRAVIGLDAESAGRVLGRRAGAVRTAAHRGLRRLAAMMQRQDSPPAAAPRATAPRPRAGRGRPASGSPVERADG; encoded by the coding sequence ATGAGCGACGAGTTGAGCGAGGCGGTCGGCGCGGCGCAGGCCGGCGACGAAAACGCCTTCCGCTTCCTCTACCGGCGCCTCCAGCCCGGCCTGCTGCGCTACCTCACCGCGCTGGTCGGTGCCGACGCGGAGGACGTCGCCTCCGAGACGTGGCTGCAGATCTCCCGCGACCTGCCCCGCTTCGCCGGCGGGGAGTTCCGGGCCTGGACCGTCACCATCGCCCGCAATCGGGCCATGGACCACCTGCGCCGGCAGCGCCGCCGGCCCGCGCTGCCGGTGCCCGTACAGGCACTCACCGACCTCGCCGGCGACGCCGACACCGCCGAGCGGGCCGGCGAGACCATCGGCACGGAGGCCGCGCTCGCGCTGATCGCCACCCTGCCACCCCGCGAGGCCGAGGCCGTGCTGCTGCGCGCGGTGATCGGCCTGGACGCCGAGAGCGCCGGCCGGGTGCTGGGCCGCCGCGCCGGCGCGGTGCGTACGGCCGCCCACCGCGGGCTGCGGCGGCTCGCCGCGATGATGCAACGCCAAGACTCGCCCCCGGCCGCCGCGCCGCGCGCCACGGCGCCCCGACCCCGTGCGGGACGGGGCCGGCCGGCGTCGGGCTCGCCCGTCGAGCGGGCGGACGGATGA
- a CDS encoding transposase, whose protein sequence is MPRPSGRGGTADAPSTMTVLSGWLGSVRTAYRCRAYPTPEQVVVLSRTFGCVRVVWNRTLAARRARYRAEGRSTSYAETDRALTEMKKQPDLAFLGEVSSVPLQQTLRHQHTAMTAFFQKRARYPRYKSRHGRQSASFTRSALRMRGGNLTLGKTPGVLRFVWSWPGVDVAGLDPTTVTVSRDPDGRWFVTFAVDIEAPVAPEATGQVVGVDLGLTDFAVLSTGERIPHPKHMERRERRLKRYQRMMARRQKGSANRAKAKRKVARAYSRVRHARRDFLHQQSTTLVRRFDAIAVEDLAVANMVRNRSLARSISRTGWAEFRTLLTYKAHRDGRTLAVVDRWYPSSKTCSACGHLLATLSLGTRHRRCPGCGTRHDRDVNAAQNIAVAAGLVETKNACGADVRHEGSPSVRSAVNQEPQPARVGIPHV, encoded by the coding sequence ATGCCCCGTCCTTCAGGGCGGGGAGGAACGGCGGACGCGCCGTCAACCATGACTGTCCTTTCTGGTTGGCTGGGTTCTGTGCGGACGGCGTACAGGTGTCGGGCGTATCCGACCCCGGAACAGGTGGTGGTGCTGAGCCGCACGTTCGGTTGCGTCCGGGTGGTGTGGAACCGCACTCTCGCCGCCCGTCGTGCTCGTTACCGCGCTGAGGGCAGGTCGACCTCGTACGCGGAGACGGATCGGGCGCTGACCGAGATGAAAAAGCAGCCCGACCTGGCGTTTCTGGGTGAGGTGTCGTCGGTGCCGTTGCAGCAGACACTGCGGCACCAGCACACCGCCATGACCGCCTTCTTTCAGAAGCGGGCCCGGTATCCGCGCTACAAGTCCCGGCACGGCCGCCAGTCCGCGAGCTTCACCCGGTCGGCGTTGCGGATGCGTGGCGGGAACCTGACGTTGGGGAAGACACCGGGTGTGCTGCGGTTCGTGTGGTCGTGGCCCGGCGTGGACGTGGCCGGGTTGGATCCGACGACGGTGACGGTGTCCCGTGACCCGGACGGCCGCTGGTTCGTGACCTTCGCCGTCGACATCGAGGCACCCGTCGCACCCGAAGCCACCGGTCAGGTGGTGGGTGTGGACCTCGGGTTGACCGACTTCGCGGTGCTGTCCACCGGCGAGCGCATCCCGCATCCGAAGCACATGGAGCGTCGGGAGCGCCGACTCAAGCGGTACCAGCGGATGATGGCCCGCCGGCAGAAGGGCTCCGCCAACCGCGCCAAAGCCAAGCGGAAGGTCGCCCGTGCGTATTCGCGGGTACGCCACGCCCGCCGGGACTTCCTCCACCAACAGTCCACCACCCTGGTACGCCGGTTCGACGCCATCGCTGTGGAGGACCTGGCCGTGGCGAACATGGTCCGCAACCGGTCCCTGGCCAGATCGATCTCCCGTACCGGCTGGGCGGAGTTCCGTACCCTGCTCACCTACAAGGCCCATCGCGACGGCCGCACCCTCGCCGTGGTGGACCGCTGGTACCCGTCGTCGAAGACCTGCTCGGCGTGCGGGCATCTGCTCGCCACACTCTCCCTCGGCACGCGCCACCGGCGGTGTCCGGGTTGCGGCACCCGGCATGACCGGGACGTCAACGCCGCTCAGAACATCGCCGTCGCGGCCGGGCTGGTCGAGACGAAAAACGCCTGCGGAGCGGACGTCAGACACGAAGGATCTCCTTCCGTGCGGTCTGCGGTGAACCAGGAACCCCAACCTGCGAGGGTGGGAATCCCCCACGTTTAG
- the egtA gene encoding ergothioneine biosynthesis glutamate--cysteine ligase EgtA: MVASPELDRSSPLRQAADAARHIARICFKTGPPRRLGVELEWTVHDVADPALRLDRERLRAALGPYSPTTIDSSSPAAPLRHGSAVTVEPGGQLEISTAPRASLAALIEATDADIAQVTDLLRAAGLVLGRTGIDPWRTPRAVVETPRYRAMRCVFDRQGQAGRTMMYSTAGLQICLDAGEPDQAAARWAAAHAVGPPLLAAFATAGRHAGRPTGWVSARMAAWLAIDPARTRPVWSPARPDADPVAAWTAYALAAPLLCLRTDGADWTPPAGVTFGDWIAGALPRPPTTDDLDYHLSTLFPVVRPRGYLEIRYLDAQPGRDWKLPLAVLAALFADPGTVARATALAAPVADRWRAAARYGLADPALARAAAGLLDLALAALPRLDLPGPLHEETTRAIRRRRAAAEGGPR; the protein is encoded by the coding sequence GTGGTAGCATCGCCCGAGCTGGATCGGAGCAGCCCGCTGCGGCAGGCGGCCGACGCAGCCCGGCACATCGCCCGGATCTGCTTCAAGACCGGCCCGCCGAGGCGCCTCGGCGTCGAACTGGAATGGACCGTGCACGACGTCGCCGACCCCGCACTCCGGCTCGACCGCGAGCGGCTGCGGGCGGCGCTGGGGCCGTACAGCCCCACCACCATTGACAGCTCCAGCCCGGCCGCCCCGCTGCGGCACGGGAGCGCCGTGACCGTGGAGCCCGGCGGTCAACTGGAGATCTCCACCGCGCCGCGAGCCTCGCTCGCCGCGCTGATCGAGGCCACCGACGCCGACATCGCCCAGGTCACCGACCTGCTCCGGGCCGCCGGCCTGGTGCTCGGGCGCACCGGCATCGACCCGTGGCGCACTCCGCGAGCGGTCGTCGAGACGCCGCGCTACCGCGCTATGCGATGCGTGTTCGACCGGCAGGGCCAGGCCGGGCGGACCATGATGTACAGCACCGCGGGCCTGCAGATCTGCCTGGACGCGGGCGAGCCTGACCAGGCGGCGGCCCGCTGGGCCGCCGCGCACGCCGTCGGTCCGCCGCTGCTGGCCGCGTTCGCCACCGCCGGCCGACACGCCGGCCGGCCGACCGGGTGGGTGTCGGCCCGGATGGCGGCGTGGCTGGCCATCGACCCGGCCCGCACCAGGCCCGTCTGGTCGCCGGCCCGCCCGGACGCGGACCCGGTCGCCGCCTGGACCGCGTACGCCCTGGCCGCGCCGCTGCTCTGCCTGCGCACCGACGGCGCGGACTGGACCCCTCCGGCCGGGGTCACCTTCGGCGACTGGATCGCCGGGGCCCTGCCCCGCCCGCCCACCACCGACGACCTGGACTATCACTTGAGTACGCTCTTCCCGGTCGTGCGGCCCCGCGGCTACCTGGAGATCCGCTACCTGGACGCCCAGCCGGGCCGGGACTGGAAACTTCCGCTGGCCGTGCTGGCCGCGCTGTTCGCCGACCCCGGCACGGTCGCCCGGGCCACCGCGCTCGCCGCCCCGGTGGCCGACCGGTGGCGTGCGGCGGCCCGGTACGGGCTGGCCGACCCGGCGCTGGCGCGGGCCGCCGCCGGCCTGCTGGACCTGGCCCTGGCGGCCCTGCCGCGGCTCGACCTGCCCGGGCCGCTGCACGAGGAGACGACCCGAGCGATACGGCGGCGGCGGGCCGCCGCGGAGGGGGGACCCCGGTGA
- the egtB gene encoding ergothioneine biosynthesis protein EgtB, with translation MTTIHEAGTERLRGRIAAELERTRARTALLTDAVDDADLMRQHSPLMSPLVWDLAHVGNQEELWLVRDVGGREPVRRDIDDLYDAFKQPRRDRPALPLLPPAEARAYVATVRDKVYDLLDRAAFTDRPLVADGFAFGMIVQHEQQHDETMLATHQLRSGPPALHAPAPPEPRARVTGEVLVPAGPFTMGTSTDPWALDNERPAHTVHLPAYVIDAAPVTNGRYAEFIADGGYDDPRWWSEAGWRHRTEAGLSAPMHWRRDGGGWAYRRFGRWSAVRPDEPVVHVCYHEAQAYAAWAGRRLPTEAEWEKAARWDPATGRSRRYPWGDEDPTAEHANLGQRHLWPAPVGAYPAGASPLGVHQLVGDVWEWTSTTFRGHPGFAAFPYREYSEVFFGADYQVLRGGSFGTDRAACRGTFRNWDYPIRRQIFSGFRCARDARPEEARP, from the coding sequence GTGACGACAATCCACGAGGCCGGCACGGAACGGCTGCGCGGCCGGATCGCCGCCGAGCTCGAGCGGACGCGCGCGCGGACCGCCCTGCTGACCGATGCGGTCGACGACGCCGACCTGATGCGCCAGCACTCGCCGCTGATGTCCCCGCTGGTCTGGGACCTCGCCCACGTCGGCAACCAGGAGGAACTCTGGCTGGTCCGGGACGTCGGCGGCCGCGAGCCGGTGCGTCGCGACATCGACGACCTGTACGACGCGTTCAAGCAGCCCCGCAGGGACCGCCCCGCGCTGCCCCTGCTGCCGCCCGCCGAGGCCCGCGCGTACGTCGCGACCGTCCGGGACAAGGTGTACGACCTGCTCGACCGGGCCGCGTTCACCGACCGTCCGCTGGTCGCCGACGGGTTCGCCTTCGGCATGATCGTGCAGCACGAGCAGCAGCACGACGAGACCATGCTCGCCACCCACCAGTTGCGCTCCGGGCCACCGGCGCTGCACGCGCCGGCCCCGCCCGAGCCGCGTGCCCGGGTCACCGGCGAGGTGCTGGTCCCGGCCGGCCCGTTCACCATGGGCACCTCCACCGACCCGTGGGCGCTGGACAACGAGCGCCCGGCGCACACCGTCCACCTGCCCGCCTACGTCATCGACGCCGCCCCGGTCACCAACGGCCGGTACGCCGAGTTCATCGCCGACGGCGGGTACGACGACCCGCGCTGGTGGAGCGAGGCGGGCTGGCGGCACCGCACCGAGGCCGGGCTGAGCGCCCCGATGCACTGGCGACGCGACGGCGGCGGGTGGGCGTACCGGCGGTTCGGCCGCTGGTCGGCGGTCCGCCCGGACGAGCCGGTGGTGCACGTCTGCTACCACGAGGCGCAGGCGTACGCCGCCTGGGCGGGCAGGCGACTGCCCACCGAGGCCGAGTGGGAGAAGGCGGCCCGCTGGGACCCGGCGACCGGCCGGTCCCGCCGCTACCCGTGGGGCGACGAGGACCCGACCGCCGAGCACGCCAACCTGGGGCAGCGGCACCTGTGGCCGGCGCCGGTGGGCGCGTACCCGGCGGGCGCGTCGCCGCTCGGGGTGCACCAGCTCGTCGGCGACGTCTGGGAGTGGACCTCCACCACCTTCCGCGGCCATCCCGGCTTCGCCGCCTTCCCGTACCGGGAGTACTCGGAGGTGTTCTTCGGCGCGGACTACCAGGTGCTGCGGGGCGGCTCGTTCGGCACCGACCGGGCCGCCTGCCGGGGCACGTTCCGCAACTGGGACTACCCGATCCGGCGGCAGATCTTCAGCGGCTTCCGCTGCGCCCGTGACGCCCGGCCGGAGGAAGCGCGCCCGTGA
- the egtC gene encoding ergothioneine biosynthesis protein EgtC, with product MCRHLAYLGPPVPLGALLLDPPHSLLRQSWAPRDMRGGGTVNADGFGVGWYPPDGGPPVRYRRGTPIWSDATLPELAAATTSGGVLAAVRSATVGMPVLDTAAAPFAEGPWLFSHNGVIRGWPDSVAGLAGRLPVRDLLTLDAPTDSALLWALVRHRLRAGAEPARAVAETVAAVAAAAPGSRLNLLLTDGQTVVASVAGHALSVRRRPGAVLLASEPYDDDPGWQAVPDGRLVVATAAGVRTDALAAG from the coding sequence ATGTGCCGCCACCTGGCGTATCTCGGGCCGCCGGTGCCCCTGGGCGCCCTGCTGCTCGACCCGCCGCACTCGCTGCTGCGGCAGTCCTGGGCCCCGCGCGACATGCGCGGCGGCGGGACGGTCAACGCCGACGGCTTCGGCGTCGGCTGGTACCCGCCCGACGGCGGGCCGCCGGTCCGGTACCGGCGCGGCACGCCGATCTGGAGCGACGCGACCCTGCCGGAGCTGGCCGCCGCGACCACCAGCGGCGGGGTGCTGGCCGCCGTCCGGTCGGCCACCGTGGGCATGCCGGTGCTCGACACCGCCGCCGCCCCGTTCGCCGAGGGGCCGTGGCTGTTCAGCCACAACGGGGTGATCCGCGGCTGGCCCGACTCGGTGGCCGGGCTGGCCGGGCGGCTGCCGGTGCGGGACCTGCTCACCCTCGACGCGCCGACCGACTCCGCGCTGCTCTGGGCGCTGGTGCGGCACCGGCTGCGCGCCGGGGCCGAGCCGGCCCGGGCGGTCGCCGAGACGGTGGCGGCGGTCGCGGCGGCGGCCCCGGGGTCCCGGCTGAACCTGCTGCTCACCGACGGGCAGACGGTCGTGGCCAGCGTCGCCGGGCACGCGCTCTCGGTCCGGCGGCGCCCGGGGGCGGTGCTGCTGGCCTCCGAGCCGTACGACGACGACCCCGGCTGGCAGGCGGTGCCGGACGGGCGGCTGGTGGTGGCCACGGCGGCCGGGGTGCGGACCGACGCCCTGGCGGCCGGGTGA
- the egtD gene encoding L-histidine N(alpha)-methyltransferase, giving the protein MSAEPLEIHLEGWDLDRRLREDVEAGLTARPKWLPPRWFYDARGSELFEEITRLPEYYPTRAERSILTERAGEIAELTGAKTLIELGSGSSEKTRLLLDAFTRRGGLGTFVPLDVSVSALRQSTEQIAADYPGLRVRGIVGDFTHHLDRLPAGGGRLVVFLGGTIGNLLPAERVRFLAATRAALEPGDWLLLGTDLVKDPAVIVPAYDDAAGVTAEFNRNVLRMINRELGADFEPEAFAHVALWDPEREWIEMRLRAERPMRVRVLDLDVEFGAGEDLRTEVSAKFRPEGIAEELAAAGFAGHAFWTDADGLFGVTLARADERLRPPTAD; this is encoded by the coding sequence ATGAGCGCCGAACCACTGGAGATCCACCTGGAGGGGTGGGACCTGGACCGCAGGCTGCGGGAGGACGTCGAGGCCGGGCTGACGGCGCGGCCGAAGTGGCTGCCGCCCAGGTGGTTCTACGACGCCCGGGGCAGCGAGCTGTTCGAGGAGATCACCCGACTGCCCGAGTACTACCCGACCCGCGCCGAACGGTCGATCCTGACGGAGCGGGCCGGCGAGATCGCCGAGCTGACCGGCGCGAAGACCCTGATCGAGCTGGGCTCCGGCTCGTCGGAGAAGACCCGGCTGCTGCTGGACGCCTTCACCCGGCGGGGCGGGCTGGGCACCTTCGTGCCGCTGGACGTCTCGGTGAGCGCGCTGCGGCAGTCCACCGAGCAGATCGCCGCGGACTATCCCGGCCTGCGCGTACGTGGAATCGTCGGGGACTTCACGCACCACCTGGACCGGCTGCCCGCCGGCGGGGGCCGGCTCGTGGTGTTCCTCGGCGGGACGATCGGCAACCTGCTGCCCGCCGAGCGGGTCCGGTTCCTCGCCGCCACGCGCGCGGCCCTGGAACCCGGCGACTGGCTGCTCCTCGGCACCGACCTGGTCAAGGACCCGGCGGTGATCGTCCCCGCCTACGACGACGCGGCCGGCGTGACCGCCGAGTTCAACCGCAACGTGCTGCGGATGATCAACCGCGAGCTGGGCGCCGACTTCGAACCGGAGGCGTTCGCCCACGTCGCGCTCTGGGACCCGGAGCGGGAGTGGATCGAGATGCGGCTGCGCGCCGAGCGCCCGATGCGGGTCCGGGTGCTCGACCTCGACGTCGAGTTCGGCGCGGGGGAGGACCTGCGCACCGAGGTGTCGGCGAAGTTCCGCCCGGAGGGGATCGCCGAGGAGTTGGCCGCCGCCGGCTTCGCCGGCCACGCCTTCTGGACCGACGCCGACGGCCTGTTCGGCGTCACCCTGGCCCGCGCCGACGAGCGGCTGCGGCCTCCGACCGCCGACTGA
- a CDS encoding TMEM165/GDT1 family protein, whose translation MEGFLVALVISFGVIFVAELGDKSQLMALTFATRFRPVPVLIGITIATAIVHLASVAIGYGLGATLPTAWISMLAGLAFLGFGAWTLRGDKLTEEEKRKAERSSKSAVIAVGVAFFLAELGDKTMLATITLATKYGWFGTWLGSTLGMVAADALAILVGRLLGRHLPERAIRYGAAVLFAICGLWLIFEAIAELT comes from the coding sequence ATGGAAGGTTTCCTCGTCGCGCTGGTGATCAGCTTCGGCGTGATCTTCGTCGCGGAGCTCGGCGACAAGTCGCAGCTGATGGCGCTGACGTTCGCCACACGATTCAGACCGGTTCCGGTGCTGATCGGCATCACGATCGCCACCGCGATCGTCCACCTGGCCTCGGTGGCCATCGGCTACGGGCTGGGCGCCACCCTGCCCACCGCGTGGATCTCGATGCTCGCCGGCCTGGCGTTCCTGGGCTTCGGCGCCTGGACGCTGCGCGGCGACAAACTCACCGAGGAGGAGAAGCGCAAGGCGGAGCGGAGCAGCAAGTCCGCCGTCATCGCGGTCGGCGTCGCGTTCTTCCTCGCCGAGCTGGGCGACAAGACGATGCTGGCCACGATCACCCTGGCCACCAAGTACGGCTGGTTCGGCACCTGGCTCGGCTCGACCCTCGGCATGGTCGCCGCGGACGCGCTGGCGATCCTCGTCGGCCGGCTGCTCGGCCGGCACCTGCCCGAGCGCGCCATCCGCTACGGCGCCGCGGTGCTCTTCGCCATCTGCGGCCTGTGGCTGATCTTCGAGGCGATCGCCGAGCTCACCTGA